One Candidatus Margulisiibacteriota bacterium genomic window, GAGGAAATGAAGCGCGTCATCGCCAAAGTTGCGGAAGCCGAGCGGGAAAAGCGCGCGGTCATCACCAAAGCCGCTGGCGAGGTTGAGGCTTCGGAAAATCTGGCCAAAGCCGCTACGCTCATGGGCAGCGCGCCCGGCGCGTTGCATTTGCGCACGCTGGCCACGCTCAATGATCTGAGTTCTGACCAGTCCAACACGGTGATTTTTGCCGTGCCTGTCGAAGCTTTGCGCGCGCTGGAAGGCCTGGCCAAACTGACAGAAAATTTAACGCAGAAAAAAGCCTAAGAAATTAGGCTTTTTTCTGCAGATTGTCGTTCATGATAGCGTCAAGCGTGCCGAACGAAAGGCCCAGTTTGGTTTTCATTTTGTTAAAAGTGCTGTCCACCGCCGAATTGAGCAATGTTTGATTGCCGTCATTGGCGACCTGGTTAATAGCTGCCATAGTCTCACCCCCTGCTGTTTATATATCGTTGGTTGCAGCGCCGTTCTTGCATGTTAAAATAAGCGAGGGGGAAAATTGCCGGCTTTATATATTCACATTCCTTATTGCCTGCAAAAATGCCGCTACTGCGGCTTTGTGAGTTTTCCAGCGCGCGATTTTTCATCTGACGGGACGGTTCCTGACGCTTACCTTGACGCTTTATGCCAGGAGATACAGGAAGCCGCCGAAGGGTATTTTTCCGTCGATAGTGGGTATAAATATACCAGCAGTATAGTATCGACAATATATATCGGAGGAGGGACGCCGGGTTTACTGGCCGCCGAGCAGCTGGCCAGAATAATCGCCAGCGTAAAAAATGTTTTTGCTGTGGCGGACGATGCGGAATTTACGCTGGAAACCAATCCCGAAACTTACGTCAGGGAAAAGTTTTTAGCGTACCGCGCGCTGGGGGTAAACCGGATTTCTTTAGGGATCCAGTCTTTTCAGCCGGAATATTTGCGGTATTTGGGACGGGCACATTCGCGGGAAAAAGCGGCCGAGGCCTTGCGGGGCGCGCGGGAGATTTTTGACAATGTCAGCGTGGACTTGCTGAACAATTTGCCCGGACAGACTCTGGCGCAGAGCGCGGCGGATCTGCGGACCGCGCTAGATTTTCAGCCACGGCATATTTCCTGCTACGAGCTGACTGTGGAAAGCGGCACGCCGCTGGCCGTGGAAAACCCCGCCCCCAATGAATTAGGAGTGGAAATGTATTTGCAGACGAAAAAAATTTTAGAGGACAACGGCTACGCGCAGTATGAAATTTCCAATTACGCGCTGGCCGGCTATGAATCCCGCCACAATCTGGCCTATTGGTCGGACGAGCCGTATCTCGGCGTGGGACTGGCGGCGCATAGTTACGACAAGCTGCGAAAACTGCGCTGGGCGAACACGCGCAGCCTCCCGGATTATCTGCGGAAAATTTTTCACCGCGAGTCCGAGCCGGAAAATGATTTCAACAAGATCATGATGGGGCTGCGCAAGAACAGCGGCATTCCTGAAACCTATCTTGCTGAGCGTCAAAAAGCCACCGCCCAAAAACTGGTCGCCGAGGAATTGCTGGTTTGGCAGAATAATAATCTGCGCCTGACCAACCGCGGACGGCTGATCTTAAATCAAGTGCTGCTGGAGTTAATGTGAAAAAGTTTTGGACAATTTTGCTGATCTTGCTGCTGCTGCCGGCGGCGGCCAAAGACCCCATGAAACGCGGCAAGTCCGCTTTTCAGCCCGGGCGCGCTTACCCGCAGGTGGATGTTTCCGGCTACGAAGAATTGGAATTTAACACGCTGGAGCAGTCCGGCGATCCGCAGAAATATCAAAACACGCCCGAGTATTTGGCTTTGCCGGCTTCGGTCAAAGTGTATGACGGGCTGCGCCACCGCCGCTTGATCGACCTCGAAGGCCAGATCAACGAGAAACTTTATGTGCGTTACAAGATCACCCAGGACCCTGATCTGCCGCAGGAGACGGATATTTACGTGGAGTACGACAAGTTTTCAGTGTATTTCGGCAAGTACGACGCCGCGCTGGTCAACGGCAGCATGTTTTCTCTGGGCAAAGGCATCGACGGCCTGCACGCTGATTATCTTGACAGAGATTTTGAACTGGAGGCGATCTACGGCGAGGAGCGTTCGCACGAGCGCGAATTTTCTTTTCAAGGCGCGGGCAAACGCGAATACAACCTCGGCCAAACCAATATCGTGGAAGGCACGCTCAAGATCCGCCTGAACGGCAACGAGATTTCAGAGAACGATTACCGCGTGGATTATTTTGACGGCGTAGTCGTTTTTGACAAAATTCTTTCAGTCCTGGACACGATCGAGGGTTCTTATGAATATCTGGACCCGATCGAGGATTTTTTGCCGATCTCCTCCAAGATCCGTTTGAGCGGCGTGCAGCACCGCTACAAAGCTTACCGCGGCGCGGAGCCGATCATCATCACGGCGAACGCGGTGTATCAATACGAACCGGCGCTCAATGAGCCGGTAGCCGCGCCTCTGGAGGCTCTGCGCACCGCGACGAATTTTTCCTATCAGGACGGCGAATTGAAAATCACCGTGCGGCGCGGCGCGGAGCAGGCGGTTTATCTGCGCCATAATGAGGAAAAAATCCCTCTGCGGGCAGAGGAAACTGACGACGCGGCGGACAACGCCTGGACTTTGACTTTGCCGTTCGCGCAGGGTGAGCAGAACGCGGCGGTGGATTACGAATTTGCCGACTATATCCTGCAGCAAGAATATCGGCTCTATCTGGAAAAGCCAGCTATTTGCCTTTCCCGCGTCTCGGCCGGCTATCAGGTCATTTTGCCGGAAGGCGCCGTCCGTTTTGCGCGCGATAAATTTACGCAGAACGAAACCCTGCATTTTGAGTTTCAGACCGCTGACGAGCTGCACAAAAAAATCCTGGTCAATTTTCAAAACGACGCGCAGGAACTGCGGCTTTCCGACGGGCGCTTTATTTTAGATCGCCGTTTGATTGCGGAGACCGCCGGCGCGAAAAATTTTTATCTGATATTCAATCAGGGCGCCGACAATGAGACAGCGCGCAAGGTGCCTTTTGCCGTGGACTATGCGCCGGTCGAGGCCGGTGTTCTGGAAAAAATTCAGCTGGCGGATTTTCCGGTGATCTCCTTTACGGAAAAAGTTTATTTTGAGGGCGAGCAGTTAGTTGCCAATCAGGATTATAAATTAAATTACGCGACCGGCCTGCTGACTTTTTTGCGGCCGCTGCCGACGGATACTTATGCTTTGAAAGTCGACTATGTTTATAATCAGACGCGCGCCGCGCAGGAGATCATCAAAGGCCGCGACTCGCAGGGGCCTTACAATCTGGCGCACGGTTTGCTGGCGCCGGGCAGCACGGCGGTCATGGTCAATAATCTCAATATGATCGAGGGCGTGGATTACACGCTGGATCCGCGCACTGGCGCGCTGAGTTTTCCACGGCGGATCAATTCGGTCGACGCCATTCAGGTCAATTACCGTTATTTTGATTCACTGCTGCCGGCGGAGCAGCATAAAAAAGAGCAGTTCACGATCAGCAGCTATTATGTGCAGGAGCAGGCCAAGTCCGCGGAAGGCGAAGGCCTG contains:
- a CDS encoding slipin family protein, with the protein product EEMKRVIAKVAEAEREKRAVITKAAGEVEASENLAKAATLMGSAPGALHLRTLATLNDLSSDQSNTVIFAVPVEALRALEGLAKLTENLTQKKA
- the hemW gene encoding radical SAM family heme chaperone HemW gives rise to the protein MPALYIHIPYCLQKCRYCGFVSFPARDFSSDGTVPDAYLDALCQEIQEAAEGYFSVDSGYKYTSSIVSTIYIGGGTPGLLAAEQLARIIASVKNVFAVADDAEFTLETNPETYVREKFLAYRALGVNRISLGIQSFQPEYLRYLGRAHSREKAAEALRGAREIFDNVSVDLLNNLPGQTLAQSAADLRTALDFQPRHISCYELTVESGTPLAVENPAPNELGVEMYLQTKKILEDNGYAQYEISNYALAGYESRHNLAYWSDEPYLGVGLAAHSYDKLRKLRWANTRSLPDYLRKIFHRESEPENDFNKIMMGLRKNSGIPETYLAERQKATAQKLVAEELLVWQNNNLRLTNRGRLILNQVLLELM